The following coding sequences lie in one Streptomyces xiamenensis genomic window:
- a CDS encoding GNAT family N-acetyltransferase: protein MTGVGRIRAADAGELERLREIERAAGEPFRALGMAAVADDEPPSHAVLDGYRRRGRLWVWDTGAGEVGGYLLADEVDGAVHIEQVSVHPDRARRGIGRALIDAAAEPGVPQTLTTFTQVPWNAPYYARLGFREVPARELTPGLRAIRAHEAELGLDRWPRICMRRPGGRAAPAGGGPGGAGDAGRE from the coding sequence ATGACGGGCGTAGGCCGGATCAGGGCTGCCGACGCGGGGGAGCTGGAGCGGCTGCGGGAGATCGAACGGGCGGCGGGCGAACCCTTCCGCGCCCTGGGCATGGCGGCGGTCGCGGACGACGAACCGCCCTCGCACGCGGTGCTGGACGGCTACCGGCGGCGCGGGCGGCTGTGGGTGTGGGACACGGGGGCCGGTGAGGTGGGCGGCTATCTGCTGGCGGACGAGGTGGACGGGGCCGTGCACATCGAGCAGGTGTCGGTCCACCCCGACCGGGCGCGGCGCGGCATCGGCCGGGCCCTGATCGACGCGGCGGCCGAGCCCGGTGTGCCGCAGACCCTGACCACCTTCACGCAGGTGCCGTGGAACGCCCCGTACTACGCCCGGCTGGGCTTCCGGGAGGTGCCGGCACGGGAGCTGACCCCGGGGCTGCGCGCGATCCGCGCCCACGAGGCGGAACTGGGCCTGGACCGCTGGCCCCGGATCTGCATGCGCAGGCCCGGCGGGCGGGCCGCGCCCGCCGGGGGCGGGCCGGGCGGTGCGGGGGACGCGGGGAGGGAGTAG
- a CDS encoding MocR-like transcription factor YczR, translating into MPQWTSTVGAAQLARLLGSQHSAPAAAPGRRAPAYRNLADGVRLLVLEGRVPVAARLPAERELAAALSVSRTTVAAAFDALRAEGFLQSRRGAGSWTAVPPGKPLPTRSLDPLPPESAAGIIDLGCAALTAPEPWLTQGFHSALGALGPAAGTHGDFPAGLPALRRALADRYTARGVPTMPEQIMVTTGAMGAVAAICRMFTPAGERVAVEHPSYANVLQLMREAGVRLVPVPMLDNGLGGWDLAGWRRVLREAAPRMAYVVADFHNPTGALAGDEQRRELVAAARAAGTVLVVDETMADLALDRAPGEAAPRPVSGFDPGGSTVITVGSASKSFWAGMRIGWVRATPDVIRELVARRAYADLGTPVVEQLAIAALMTEGGWEAAVEERRERIREHRAAIVPALRAHLPEWEFAVPSGGLTLWVRTGGLSGSRIADAGERFGVRVPSGPRFGVDGAFEGYVRIPFTIGEPAASEAAARLAAAARFVAEGARYGTQTPRGYTA; encoded by the coding sequence ATGCCCCAGTGGACCTCAACCGTGGGCGCCGCCCAGCTGGCCCGGCTGCTCGGCTCCCAGCACTCCGCCCCCGCCGCGGCGCCGGGGCGCCGCGCCCCCGCCTACCGGAACCTGGCCGACGGTGTCCGCCTGCTGGTCCTGGAGGGCCGGGTACCGGTGGCCGCCCGGCTGCCCGCCGAACGGGAACTCGCCGCCGCCCTGTCGGTCAGCCGCACCACCGTGGCCGCCGCCTTCGACGCGCTGCGCGCCGAGGGCTTCCTGCAGTCCCGGCGCGGCGCCGGCAGCTGGACGGCGGTCCCGCCGGGCAAGCCGCTGCCCACCCGCTCGCTCGACCCGCTGCCTCCCGAATCGGCCGCCGGGATCATCGACCTGGGCTGCGCCGCGCTGACCGCCCCCGAACCCTGGCTGACCCAGGGCTTCCACAGCGCGCTGGGCGCCCTGGGCCCCGCCGCCGGCACGCACGGCGACTTCCCGGCCGGGCTGCCCGCGCTGCGCCGGGCGCTGGCCGACCGGTACACGGCGCGCGGCGTACCCACCATGCCCGAGCAGATCATGGTGACCACCGGGGCGATGGGCGCGGTGGCCGCCATCTGCCGGATGTTCACCCCGGCCGGCGAACGGGTGGCGGTGGAACACCCCAGCTACGCCAACGTGCTCCAGCTGATGCGGGAGGCCGGGGTGCGGCTGGTGCCGGTGCCCATGCTCGACAACGGGCTCGGCGGCTGGGACCTGGCCGGCTGGCGCCGGGTGCTGCGCGAGGCGGCACCGCGCATGGCGTACGTGGTCGCCGACTTCCACAACCCGACCGGAGCGCTGGCCGGTGACGAGCAGCGCCGCGAACTGGTCGCCGCCGCACGGGCGGCCGGCACCGTCCTGGTGGTCGACGAGACCATGGCGGACCTCGCGCTGGACCGGGCGCCCGGTGAGGCGGCGCCGCGACCGGTGAGCGGCTTCGATCCCGGCGGCTCGACCGTCATCACGGTGGGCTCGGCCAGCAAGTCGTTCTGGGCCGGTATGCGGATCGGATGGGTGCGGGCCACCCCGGACGTGATCCGCGAACTGGTGGCGCGGCGCGCCTACGCCGACCTGGGCACCCCGGTGGTGGAACAGCTGGCGATCGCCGCGCTGATGACGGAGGGCGGCTGGGAGGCGGCCGTCGAGGAGCGCCGGGAGCGGATCCGCGAGCACCGCGCGGCGATCGTCCCGGCCCTGCGGGCCCACCTGCCCGAGTGGGAGTTCGCGGTGCCCAGCGGCGGGCTGACGCTGTGGGTGCGCACCGGAGGGCTGTCCGGTTCGCGGATCGCGGACGCCGGTGAGCGGTTCGGCGTACGGGTGCCGTCCGGGCCGAGGTTCGGGGTGGACGGGGCGTTCGAGGGCTACGTGCGGATCCCGTTCACCATCGGGGAACCCGCAGCCTCCGAGGCGGCGGCCCGGCTGGCGGCGGCGGCCCGGTTCGTGGCCGAGGGAGCGCGGTACGGAACACAGACACCGAGGGGGTACACCGCATGA